The sequence AGTATCGTAACAATAATTCTGATACTAAAAAATATTGAGTTTGCCTCCCTGATCTGTTTTAAGTGTTGGACTGAACTTTAGCACTTGTGCAACTGTTGCCGTTGGAAAAACATCATAAAATCACTTGGACTGATGATAAAATGTGGCCTAACTTTCTACCTAAAGTAGGATTGAGTTGTAACTAATTGAAATATGCCTTTGGCAGATCAACTGTAGAACAAGACAGTCTACGCTGAGAGCAGAGTGTTCTCCCCAACTTActggataaaaataaagctttgtgTATTCTGAGTTACCATACAATTTTTCCTTATCTTGGACTTCAGATAATTACACTATCAGATTTGGAATGTGACTACATTAACGCTAGATCATGCTGCTCAAAACTCAATAAAGtaaattattcttctttatATTTAATGTGGTTTAAGAAAATAGTCCTTCATCTTAGCATCACAAATAACCGGGGTGTAATGTATATCTGAAGAGCCTTGATAGGCAATATTTTCCATGTATCCTTTATTTCAGTCTGCTTGTCTTTTTCGGATGCCCATCTTTCAGCAAATTCAGTCACAAAAGGCTGTTCTTCTGACCCTTGGTGCTCTGAGATGGGCTGCTACTCTGAATTCGTGGGACTGAGACTTGAACTCTTTGCAGAGCTCTTGAGTTCTGTGCTTTTGCTCTTGTAGGTGTGCCACACCAAGGATGTCTACTCGTGACTGAACTCTGGGATCTTTATAGCAACTTTCTCTGATGCTTCTGTATAATTTCTAACCTCTCTTGAACAGCAGAGAGTTTTACTGTGATAAGGAAAAGTACTGTTTTAACTTAATCTGcttaaaactgatttaattgAATCGATGTGGCCTTCCCGCATGGGTGTTCACTTtgatttaaaggtattttctttcttagtgTAAGAGAGAATGTTACAGGATACTATCAAGCCAAAAATGTGTTATTGCCAGGGACTGACCCAATTTAACTATGCCAGTTTTCATATTAACTTCCTTATCTGTTCCAAGCCTGGGGGTGTTTGTATGTCCTGTGTCTGTACAGATTTTAATTATCTGCCTCTCTCATTCCTAAATCCAATGTTCTCTCCAGTGATTTCAAATGGGCTCTGTATACTTTCTTAACTCACTTTCTTAAATGCTTGTGTAATGTAGTTGTGTTCAAACAGCTGCTGTGCTTCTATCTAGAAATCTTTGTAATACTTAGATAAAGTACCTCTGTTATAATATCTTAGGGCCTGAGTTCTGCCTTATTCAAGTGGAATCTGTCTGAAGGTATTAATTTCCCCATATTGTGATGAAATCAcatgaattttcttcttccatgaaTTTTCTGTCTGAGTTTGGTACTAGAATCAGATGATAACTCCATATAgatctttttcagaaaggaatttACATTTGTGcatataacttttttcttttcttccctttttacaGTGGGTGGTCCCTGAAGTGATTGGCCATGCTGTTGTAACTGTATTAATGCTTATTTCACTGCACTGGTTCATCTTTCTCCTTAATTTGCCAGTAGCAACATGGAATATATATAGGTAAGTGCAAAGGGGtttgtgtacttttttttcactattACTGGTTTAGCTTTAAGTGTAATATGAAGATAAATAATATATCATGATGAGATGTTTCAGTTGTGTTCTTGAGCTGCTAACAGTCTTCATGGATCTAACTAACATAAAACTCTCCTCTCCTTGCAATTAAAATTACAAGAAACCCAACAGTGTAAAGGATATGAAGCTTTTGGCCATTCCTTGTATTCTCTCTAGCGGTCAGGAATCTTGATTTGTGAGTCATTCCGAAGTTCATAGGAAATATGTTAATTGGGATTATGAAGTAGTGCTGCAAACATAGttgttaatgtttttcataCTGTGCCTACAGGCCCGATAGTGATATCAGCATAAAAGTACTTAGGCTGATGGTTGTAAAACCATTGGGCTGTGGTGTTATCCCCTGCACCTTCCTTCATTTACTGTCTTGTCTGTCCCCCtcatttgcattgtttttggTCCCCGATCTTGCCTCTTTGTATTTGGAAAGATTTGTAGACTTTTCATCATATGACAACTATCAGTGTTACTGGTCTTTGTATACTGGGCCATCCACCACTTTGAAATGGTTTACTTGTAAGTAGGGATTTCCATGTGGCAACATTGGGGCTGTTGgttgaaaaatgttctttttattttatatcattTGATGTGCAGAGAAGTGAACCTTTACAGGTGTTATGCTAATGAAAACTGCGTGTGGATTTCTCACAAATTGTCTCTAATCACTGTACTACAGGAAGTCCAAAAGACCAAATGTTTAAGATATAGGTATGAAAAGCTGGCTGTAATTCTTGCTTGCCTGAAGCTGCTAGGGCTAACTATTGACAGGGATGGGTCGAGTTGCTGGTAAAATTAAACAAGAGGTTTCATAGCTCTCATTAAAAAGAAGTTGAGGATCCCTTTACTGATAACCTTGTTGTTCTTGAGCAAAATAACCATGCATTTATCACCCTTGCTTTCTACAAAACTGCTAACAAAGTCTTCAAATGTTTCTAAGCTGGAATAACATGAGACATTGTAACTTGTATGCTTAATAAACAAATGTTGCCTAAATGCACACACATTGGGATAGTTTTGTTTGGCCACCTGTATGTACAACTGTATTATACACTGTTGCACAAAATGACTGCTATTCCCTTTGGTATCTGCTGGCAAGCATGGAGTTTGCATTTGATGTTTCATTTAGGCTAGACTGTTTCTAGAGAGACACTAGAGAgagaatgcattttctttgaaggTTTGAAGATTTCTTGTACTGATTACCCCTTTGCTGCTTCCTTTTACTTACTTgtgttaatatttaaaatagcactTGCTTTCCATTCTAAACCAGGTCAGAGAGAATTTTAAGATacaattatttctatttccacACGTCAGGCAGTAAGATTTGACTGCTGTTTTAAATTGACAGctctaattttatatttgtcacACATGGGGTTAGACATTCTGAATATCCTAAAATCCAGGATTGTTTCCTCAATTTTAGATGTGCAATGTAGGCAATAAATGAATATGACAATATGATACTTTGCCTGTCCTGCTACAAGAAGTCAAAATGTTAAGCCTGTATTGTTAATCCTGCCTTCTTTCTGAGGATGGAGGAGTTTCACCCACATTAATAGCCTGGAATATCCAATCTATAGTGAAGGAGTTAAAGGTCTGCAAAAGCAAGTGTGGTGTTTAGCATTATAAAGGAAATCTGATGATTTGGGATAGAACTTACATTTGACCCAGTGTTCAATGGACAACAGGTATGGTAGTCAGAAAACTGGTGGACTGTAGAGTAGTTTGATTACACTGAAGAGAGGAGAAGGTGTCAATTACTAAACTAGGATTAAGTGGGAACAGATGAAATGTGAACCCGTTATCATGAGCTGCAAACTTCCAGCATCAGCTGAACGTGTTTGTATCTTCTTCGTATGTTATAATATTTCAAGAACCAATTTCTGGAGTAAATGTTGCTGCACATGAATTCAGAAAGGTTTACGATTATAATTCTACTCCAAGATGagtacagaaatcaaaataattgtGTTGAGATTGAAGAATTCTGTGCTTTGTAGTATATCTAAATGATAATAGAGAGAGAGGTAGAATAATAATCCCTCCCCttattctctttccttcaaaaCCTGCTTAATCTTGATGAGTAAATGGTACAGTTACAGGCAGTACTGGCTTGATTTACTAATTGTCTCAGTGATTTCAGCGACAGTAGAGAGGTTTTATGTGAAAGGGGCATCAGAAACAAATCCCGGGGAAGATAAATTGGTCAAAAACAGCATCAGGGAAGACTTTCAAAGTTGCTGCATGTTTATTGTAACATCCTACTGGCCCTTCTTGTTCAGCATACTCAGATGCTCATttaatttggtttattttttgctgaCTTTTGTAGTGTCTTATACAATCTCCAGTGAGACATAGTTTTGTCTTATATTCTCCTTGTTTTAAAACTAGATATTGAAGCAACTTATTTGAAATCTaatcatatttcaaaatagatatttttttagttcttaaatatttgttagACCTGCCACTATGTAAAAGAAGCAAGAATTACAAAGGAAATGTTGACTGTGActagacaaaaagaaagcaaatctttaaaaaaaaaaaaaaagttgaacacttccctttcttctttgttaTATAGGCATGCTTGAGACAAGAGGTCAAAATAATGTGATTCTTGTAATGTCTTTAAGTAGATCATACCCCTCTTAAAACTgaatgagtaaaaaaaaaaaaaaaatctttaaaatatggTGAAAACTCTGACCAGGACTTCCACATCCCTTACAAAATTGTGTAATCTAGAGGGAAATGTTCTGTTGCTGCGGCAGCCGCTTCCACTGAATGGAGATACTGGAGGCACTAATGAGTATCTTCATTAAAGCTGAGggttttcttgttctgtgtGGTTTTGCTGCAGAAGTTTTTTGCTATTTAGAGTACGACAAGGGGCTTGAGTTGTGTTTCTTAGCATCTAGCATAGTTGTGTCCATTACTACAGTTCCTTAGATGTATAATATAAGCTGTACTAGCTTGTGGGTCTCTTGGAAAAACTACTTCCCAACTTCCGCAAGCTTTAATTAAGCTGCATCATTTAAGTGTTATCAttcttcttaaaaagcaaaattaatacaTACTACCTTTATGGCACTCATATCCTAGAGATATAAGAAAACTATGCCTCTCTTTCTAGGATAAATTGGTACAGGAAACTTGTGTTCTTCCTTTTATTCCAATAAAATGCATTACACTTCCAGTAAATGGACAATAATTTGTGTTATAATACCAAAAATAGAACAATTGCTTAAAACTTCAGATTTACAAGAGACTTTAAAGCTTTAATTATTTCACATGAACTATTTTTAATGGGACGTAATCATCTTTGTTATTAACCAAATATGCTGCAGTGCTTTTGAATGCCTCTGTGAAAGACAAACAAATACTGTggtcttaacttttttttttttggcctcctgctgctgctagaAAACATTCTTGTTTCttgttccctttcttcccctcctatTATTGAAACGAACGTTGTAAGAGGTGGGGGAGTCCCTTTGGGAGTACAAGTGGtgctgaaaggaggttgtagcgaggtgggtgttggtctcttctcccaagtaacaagccataggagaagaggaagtggcctcaagttgcaccaggggaggtttagactggatattaggaaaaagttcttcaccaaaagggttgtccagcattggaacaggctgcccagggaagtggttgagtcaccatccctggaggtatttaaaagacgtgtagatgtggtgcttagggacatggtgtagtggtggacttggcagtgctgggttaatggttggacttgatgatcttaaaggtctcttccaacctaaacgattctgaTACTTCGAGTATGTAAAGAAAATCAAAAAGTATTCTGTTCTGAGACCTTGCTTTTGCTCCAGATATAAGACCAGGAGTTAAATTCCTGTGTAGAAAGAGTATTATTCCAGGACGGTAGAGCCTGTATGACATTTaagtgaaataataatattgttCTAGGCTGAGCTCAGCTGGAGCAAGAGCTTCATGTGCTTGCATTTGCTCTCTTGAGAAATGCATATGACAAAAGAACATGCTGCTTGTTGAATTTTCACAGGacataaaacatttgttttgctggttttattcttccttttgcttaCATTTCACTTTGTTTCACTCAATTTTTGTTCTTATGTGGGTTTGGACAGCAGTACTTAACTTCGTCAGTTCTGCCCAATCTCTCATCCTGTCAGCCTCAGTGTCTCTGCTGAGATAATGCAGGATGGTTGTGACAAAGATAGGAATCATACGCAGATCCTTTTGTCTTGTCTTATGCTATCTCATTTTGACCACTGCAGTTTGTGATTAtctatgtgggttttttttgtaaataaatcaCTAATTCATAgctaaattaattcttttccagtCCCTTTCATCTAATGCATCTTTCCACTGTGGTTGGATGTTTCCTTCATAACACCAAGTGACcatgaacagaaattaaaatgaacaggAATTGGCTGTTACCTGGAAACTCTCCCATTGATACATGGGAAGCTGGGCTGATGCTTTTAGTACTTCTTGTTCTCTTATTCTTTGTTTGTGGATTGTAGTGGCAGAGGTACACGCAATATCCTGAAActgaaatagaatttaaaaaaagctccCTTATGTTGAATTGTGAAACAACTCTTTAGATGAAAGTCCCTTCTGTGCaagctctccccctcccctgacACTCCCTAACGTTTTGATGACTAtacttctgttgttttttttttttctcttaaactttCAGGTACATTATGGTGCCAAGTGGAAACATGGGGGTATTTGATCCCACAGAGATCCATAACCGAGGACAACTGAAATCACACATGAAGGAAGCCATGATTAAACTAGGCTTTCATCTGCTCTGTTTCTTCATGTACCTTTACAGGTTAGTTTCAAAAATTGCTCCCAAGGAACAAAGCAATTGTCTGGCAGCTATTTTTACCTCCTCTATTCTGCTAGTGTGATTGCTGGTATTCTTAAGTGTCTTATCTTTTTGCATCCTGCTAAGCCTCAATAATATATTTTGACAGCTATCTGCGGGCTCATTATATGcctttattctttctgtatAAACATTGTTTGGAAACTTGGACTACTCCTTAATCTCAAACCCACTATACGTACAATATAGAGAGTTATATGATTTCAGCACCTAGAATAATTAGCCTATTTAGAATGGAAATTATCTTGAGGACCAAGTTTATTTTACAAgttctgttttagaaaataaggTTGATCTGTCTAAGTTAGAAACAGATGAGTTCTGTGATGGGGCCACTTTCTACAAGATCGAAGAACTACTCTTCTTCTACTGCAGTATTAGTTCTGCAGTCCTTGTCTTCGTAAGCAAAGCACATAGCATAGTTGCCTTGACTTTCTATTTCAGAATTGAGTACAGTTCTCTCATTAAAGCGATAGCTGTTCCTACTTGCACATGCTTCAGTAATCCACTGGtatcatgttttctgttttgtcacaGTATGATTCTGGCTTTGATAAATGATTGAGAAGTTGAAAAAGAACCGTTAGCTGCCAAATTGGGTCATCACTCCAGTGACTGGTTGTGGAGCCACAGACACCTTCCGAACATACCTAGATCAGTGTCATCATGCagtatatttttcctctttgaacaagaaatatttttctgtatttttaacataaaatattttcaaaagatgttGGACTTGTGTAGCAGTTGTTTTTGTTCCTTTACAACTCAaactgctggagctgctgcttctgtaggGTGAAATCCTTGCTTACCAAACTGATCTCATAGGAATTAAATGGTGAGAAGGGAAACTCATTTTGGCAGCATGGGCTGATAATAGTGGTAGTTCCAGAACAAATTTAAGTGCAGCTCTGATGTCTGCCTCTTACTGAAAGGTGTCAGGATGTGCTTCTGGCTGTCAAGCTGTCCTATTAGAGCCTAGTTTGAAGCAGCGCTTGGAACATAGCTTTCAGAGTGGAACAGTAGCACAGCTTGCATCTTTGTGTCAGtgttttttccagctaaaaAGCAACGGAATAAAAATTACGCTCTTCTCCCTTGCCAGCCCTCCCTCCAACAACCTATATGAAGTCTTGTGTTTGGGTGGATTAAGGTCCCTTTGGTGAAGGCGATAC comes from Ciconia boyciana chromosome 3, ASM3463844v1, whole genome shotgun sequence and encodes:
- the CNIH4 gene encoding protein cornichon homolog 4, whose protein sequence is MESVVFIFSLIDCCALIFLSVYFIITLSDLECDYINARSCCSKLNKWVVPEVIGHAVVTVLMLISLHWFIFLLNLPVATWNIYRYIMVPSGNMGVFDPTEIHNRGQLKSHMKEAMIKLGFHLLCFFMYLYSMILALIND